Within the Gammaproteobacteria bacterium genome, the region TCAGCGCGCGGCAATTGCGCGTGCGTTAGTAACAAAACCAAGTTGTGTCTTAGCGGATGAACCTACGGGCAATTTAGATCGTCGACATGCACAACAAGTGTATGATGAATTGCTGCGTTTAAATCAAGAATACAATGTTGCATTGATTGTAGTGACGCACGATATGGAACTCGCCAATCGTATGCAGCGCGTCTTAGAGTTAAAAGAAGGTAGTTTAGTTAGTAATTAAGGCTGTTTGAGATTCGCTTTTTTGCGATTCGCGCGTAAGCGAATCCGAATGCGTTGTAATAATTTACGATCTTTTAATCGTTGCAGAATATGCAGATGCCATAAGGCTCGAACGGTGAAAAACCCGAGGAAGGCACTGCCACACGCCATTACAAAACAACCTAATAAAAATGGTCGCCAGCGGTGACGTAATTCTAAAAATAACCAATCGGGACTCAGTTGAAAATTAAAAGCTTGTGCCGGGATTGATAAAAGTGACGCTCCCACTTTATAAGCCAAATAAAAAAGTGGCGCGGTGGTAAGCGGATTGGTTAACCACACGCCTGCGATGGCAATGGGTAAATTAACCCGCAATAAAATAGCAAATAATGCAGCGGGCAACATTTGAAACGGAATAGGCACAAAAGCAAAAAATAAACCGACGGCAACACCACCAGGAAGCGAACGCCGATTGATGTGCCATAAATTAGGATCATGCAAAAGCGTGCCTAACCATTGCAACGAGGCATGGTTACGAACTTGTTCGGGTGTGGGTAAATATCGTTTGAACCAGTTTTTCGGCATAATCAATTTATCGGGTTAAACCATCTATCTCGTGAAGGCTATATTGTTAAGCATACAGAGCATATGTAAACAATACATGAAGTGACAGGATGTCATGTTAAAAAACGTACTAGCATTTTTTTTAGGCACTTTGCTGATTCACTTTGCCTGCGCAACGTTACCAGACTTGCGTTACTTTGGTGTATGGGTGTTGATCTTAGCATTGTGTTCATTGTGGCAGCGCCGCTTATTTTGGCTCGTTATGGCTTTTGGCCTAGGGGCGTTGTATGCCTTATTAAGTGCGCAAGCACGTCTTGCAGTAGCCTTGCCTGATGATTTAGAAGGCAAGAACGTGGTCGTTGAAGGTTATATCACTTCAATTCCCAGCGTGCAGGCGCGCAGTATACGGTTCGAGTTTGATATTGTTAAGTGGTCTGATCAGTATTTCTCGCCGGGTTCAGAAGTATCTTCGCCCATCTTATTGCCGCCGATGCGCGTGCGGTTAAATGTTTATGATCCCTTACGTGCGCAATCAACCTGGTTGCCTGGTCAGCGTTTAATCTTGACGGTACGTTTAAAACAACCCCATGGTTTTATGAATCAGGGTGGTTTTGATTATGAGCAATGGTTGTTCGCGCATAATTTACGTGCGACGGGTTATGTGCGAGAACAACATGCCGCATCGTTCGACAATCATTATCAGTTATTACGTTTGCGTTTTGCGGTATATCAGCAATTACAAACGTTGTTGCACGATATACCGCAAGCCGCTGTTATCACTGCGCTAGCATTAGGCGAAAGTGGTGATTTAGATGATCAGCAATGGCAATTATTACGCGATACCGGCACGACGCATTTAATATCGATTTCTGGTTTGCATGTAGGCTTATTATTACTATTGGTTTATCACGCCTTGCAATGGTTGTTTAGACGGATTTGGCCACCAGCAACTTTTTGGACTGCGCAACAAGTAGCCATGTGCGGTGGCTTGTTAGCAGCATTTTTGTATGTTGAATTGGCAGCGTTTAGCGTTCCTACGCAGCGTTCTTTGCTGATGTTATTACTACCCTGTATTTATATTATGTGGCGCAAACAATTAGCCGCAACGCATTGTTATGCAGTCGCGTTGCTCGTGGTGTTGTTATGGGATCCTTTTACGCCTTTGCAAATTGGTTTTTGGTTGTCATTTATAGCCGTAGCGGTTTTATTGTGGCTAGCCATGCGGCAACGTGTTGCGTCTACTTCATTAGTAGCAGCGCAATCAACATCGTTATGGCGACTGCGCGCGCAATCATTTGCGCAATCCTTGTGGACATTTTCGCGCCTACAAATTTTTTTGTTGCTGGTATTGTTGCCATTAACATTATTTGTATTTGGTAAGGCATCGTTCATTGGCGGCATTGCGAATTTTTTTGCTATTCCATTAGTGGGCTTGGTGGTAGTGCCGAATATTTTATTGGCCTTGTTGATAATGCCGATCAGTGCGGAAGCGGCGCATGCTTTATTATATGTGGCGAATATTTTGTTAGAGCTTCTGTGGTGGGGTTTGTCA harbors:
- a CDS encoding DNA internalization-related competence protein ComEC/Rec2, translating into MLKNVLAFFLGTLLIHFACATLPDLRYFGVWVLILALCSLWQRRLFWLVMAFGLGALYALLSAQARLAVALPDDLEGKNVVVEGYITSIPSVQARSIRFEFDIVKWSDQYFSPGSEVSSPILLPPMRVRLNVYDPLRAQSTWLPGQRLILTVRLKQPHGFMNQGGFDYEQWLFAHNLRATGYVREQHAASFDNHYQLLRLRFAVYQQLQTLLHDIPQAAVITALALGESGDLDDQQWQLLRDTGTTHLISISGLHVGLLLLLVYHALQWLFRRIWPPATFWTAQQVAMCGGLLAAFLYVELAAFSVPTQRSLLMLLLPCIYIMWRKQLAATHCYAVALLVVLLWDPFTPLQIGFWLSFIAVAVLLWLAMRQRVASTSLVAAQSTSLWRLRAQSFAQSLWTFSRLQIFLLLVLLPLTLFVFGKASFIGGIANFFAIPLVGLVVVPNILLALLIMPISAEAAHALLYVANILLELLWWGLSWVSQLPWAVWPLTLPFAMVWPGLVFATILIMMPAGWGWRLPGLLLYVTLLLWPAPRLQPGQLMVHVLDVGQGTAVFLQTAKHNLLYDTGAHFGENSDAAQVVILPFLQTQGVTHLDRLVVSHADDDHAGGVQSILSNLPVTDVWLGEWLKTPLATKTNMTFCQVGQQWQWDEVSFEILWPEGEQYVGNNQSCVLKVSVGTQAILLTGDIEAPAEEALLSAATDVRATIIVVPHHGSRSSSTPEFVKAVQAELAVATTGYRNRYRFPREEVMQRYSDNGAVWLNTATVGAVGILLDAAHWQLQYRWRLNHPHYWQHPAIAE
- a CDS encoding DUF2062 domain-containing protein, which encodes MPKNWFKRYLPTPEQVRNHASLQWLGTLLHDPNLWHINRRSLPGGVAVGLFFAFVPIPFQMLPAALFAILLRVNLPIAIAGVWLTNPLTTAPLFYLAYKVGASLLSIPAQAFNFQLSPDWLFLELRHRWRPFLLGCFVMACGSAFLGFFTVRALWHLHILQRLKDRKLLQRIRIRLRANRKKANLKQP